One stretch of Saccharomonospora xinjiangensis XJ-54 DNA includes these proteins:
- a CDS encoding DMT family transporter, with translation MVLPVALGFTAAFLFAASAALQRRAVLSAADSDSEHRASNHRIPVLWLFQRLLRQRVWLAGWTTNLGGFACQAAALHFGSVALVQPLLVTQLLFALPMASAAVRRWPPLRDWLAALAISGGVALFLSVEGAAPMEGDPDRGRLVVALVVAALTIAALLQLAQNRGPLAYSALVAACAGICYALSAAMMKLTADSLISEGVLATATDWPGYLLAVTTLSGLVLGHQAYGSGSLSAAVAVMSTVNPVVSFTIGLLVFGAVPSTEPGPLAAVAVAGVLLIVGASGLAHSPAVRMETRSTATHGVYPIRGNV, from the coding sequence GTGGTATTGCCTGTCGCTCTCGGTTTCACGGCGGCGTTCCTGTTCGCCGCCTCGGCCGCTTTGCAGCGCCGTGCGGTGTTGTCCGCGGCCGACTCCGACTCCGAGCACAGGGCGAGTAACCACCGGATTCCGGTGTTGTGGCTGTTCCAGCGGCTGCTGCGGCAGCGGGTCTGGCTCGCCGGCTGGACGACCAACCTCGGCGGGTTCGCCTGTCAGGCGGCCGCCCTGCACTTCGGCTCGGTCGCCTTGGTGCAGCCGCTGCTGGTGACCCAGCTGCTCTTCGCGCTGCCCATGGCGTCCGCCGCCGTGCGCCGGTGGCCGCCGCTGCGCGACTGGCTCGCGGCGCTGGCCATCAGCGGAGGCGTCGCGCTGTTCCTCTCGGTAGAGGGCGCGGCGCCGATGGAGGGCGACCCCGACCGGGGACGGCTCGTAGTCGCGCTCGTGGTGGCGGCACTGACCATCGCCGCGTTGCTGCAACTCGCGCAGAATCGCGGCCCGCTCGCCTACAGCGCGCTCGTCGCGGCGTGCGCGGGCATCTGCTATGCCCTCAGCGCCGCCATGATGAAGCTCACCGCCGACAGCCTGATCAGCGAAGGAGTGCTCGCGACGGCCACCGACTGGCCGGGCTACCTGCTCGCCGTCACCACGCTGTCGGGACTCGTCCTCGGGCACCAGGCCTACGGGTCCGGTTCGCTCTCCGCCGCGGTGGCCGTGATGTCCACCGTGAACCCGGTCGTGAGCTTCACCATCGGGCTGCTGGTGTTCGGCGCTGTGCCGAGCACCGAACCCGGCCCGCTCGCCGCCGTGGCGGTCGCGGGCGTCCTGCTGATCGTGGGAGCGTCCGGCCTCGCCCACTCACCCGCTGTTCGAATGGAGACGCGCAGCACAGCGACACACGGCGTTTACCCCATTAGAGGTAACGTTTAG
- a CDS encoding quinone oxidoreductase family protein, with protein MVTAIRIQRTGGPDVLDVADVEIGEPGHGKVLVEVSAAGVNYIDTYQRSGLYPVPLPYTPGLEGAGRIIAVGAGVTGLSVGDRVAWQGSPGSYAEQAVVPAEMAVRIPEGVTDESAAAVMLQGITAHYLTASTHRVREGETVLVHAAAGGVGLLLTQLAKAKGARVIGTVSTPEKEQLAREAGADEVIRYTERDFVAATREFTGGEGVDVVYDGVGASTYEGSLSCLRPRGLLALFGASSGPVPPIDPQRLNKGGSLYLTRPTSADYTRSRQEIEWRVGELFDGIANGTLNVRIGARYALADARKAHEDLEGRRTTGKVLLLP; from the coding sequence ATGGTCACGGCGATTCGTATCCAGCGGACCGGAGGGCCGGACGTACTCGACGTCGCCGACGTGGAAATCGGCGAGCCAGGGCACGGGAAGGTCCTGGTCGAGGTGAGCGCCGCCGGGGTGAACTACATCGACACCTACCAGCGCAGCGGCCTGTACCCGGTTCCGCTGCCCTACACGCCGGGTCTCGAAGGCGCAGGGCGGATCATCGCCGTGGGGGCGGGGGTCACGGGACTGTCGGTCGGCGACAGGGTCGCGTGGCAGGGCAGCCCCGGCTCCTACGCCGAGCAGGCCGTCGTGCCTGCCGAGATGGCGGTGCGGATTCCCGAAGGTGTGACCGACGAATCGGCCGCTGCCGTGATGCTTCAGGGCATCACCGCGCACTACCTCACCGCGTCCACCCACCGCGTGAGGGAGGGCGAGACCGTGCTGGTGCACGCGGCGGCCGGAGGGGTCGGCCTACTGCTCACACAGCTGGCGAAGGCGAAAGGCGCGCGGGTCATCGGCACGGTCTCCACGCCGGAGAAGGAGCAGCTGGCGCGGGAGGCGGGCGCCGACGAGGTCATCCGGTACACCGAACGGGATTTCGTCGCCGCCACGCGGGAGTTCACCGGCGGTGAGGGCGTCGATGTGGTCTACGACGGCGTCGGCGCCTCGACCTACGAGGGCAGCCTGTCCTGCCTGCGGCCGAGGGGTCTGCTCGCGCTGTTCGGCGCGTCGAGCGGCCCGGTGCCCCCGATCGACCCGCAGCGGCTCAACAAGGGCGGCTCGCTGTACCTCACCCGCCCGACCAGCGCCGACTACACGCGCAGCCGGCAGGAGATCGAGTGGCGGGTTGGCGAGCTGTTCGACGGGATCGCCAACGGCACGCTGAACGTCCGGATCGGTGCCAGGTACGCGCTGGCCGACGCGCGGAAGGCCCACGAGGACCTGGAAGGGCGCCGCACCACGGGCAAGGTGCTGCTGCTGCCCTGA
- a CDS encoding FKBP-type peptidyl-prolyl cis-trans isomerase, which yields MRNAGKIITVAAVAAALAACSPPNEQPSDLPPGAEPTPSEQAAQPGTQQPTSSAPQDQGQGQGEPCTAEDIKVTQSSEGEGYQVTIPQDCAEPAKLLTRELQAGSGEAAAEGDQLDVDYSIVAWSDGEVKENSFGQLGVLSVQLGEQQPEFEGWNEALQGAQQGTRRLIVVPEDMGFAQDSDNPLAGETLVVVAEVVDIAPQQ from the coding sequence ATGCGCAACGCTGGCAAGATCATCACCGTGGCGGCCGTCGCCGCGGCGCTCGCGGCGTGCTCGCCGCCCAACGAGCAGCCCTCGGACCTGCCTCCGGGAGCCGAACCCACACCGTCGGAGCAGGCGGCGCAGCCCGGAACGCAGCAGCCGACGTCGTCCGCCCCGCAGGACCAGGGGCAGGGCCAGGGTGAGCCCTGCACGGCAGAGGACATCAAGGTCACGCAGTCCTCGGAGGGTGAGGGCTACCAGGTCACCATTCCTCAGGACTGCGCGGAACCGGCCAAGCTGCTGACCCGCGAATTGCAGGCGGGTTCGGGCGAGGCCGCGGCCGAAGGTGACCAGCTCGACGTCGATTACTCGATCGTCGCGTGGTCCGACGGCGAGGTGAAGGAGAACTCCTTCGGCCAGCTCGGTGTGCTGAGCGTCCAGCTCGGCGAGCAGCAGCCGGAGTTCGAGGGCTGGAATGAGGCGTTGCAGGGAGCCCAGCAGGGCACGCGGCGGCTGATCGTGGTGCCCGAGGACATGGGCTTCGCCCAGGACAGTGACAACCCGCTGGCCGGTGAGACGCTCGTGGTCGTCGCCGAGGTCGTGGACATCGCGCCACAGCAGTGA
- a CDS encoding HelD family protein, whose product MFDPRISEPEQARSAEIAAEQGYVSMLYDRLDAERELADRRLSDALRSSGGPPQAAAEREAATATYSDRLAALKSVEQGLCFGRLDFADGSANVDTDDDPTIYIGRVGLFDESDDYRPLLIDWRAPVARPFYLATAASPQGVRRRRHIRTLSRKVVGLDDEVLDLGAGEHNDHLGLAGEAALLSALERRRTGEMSDIVSTIQAEQDAIIRADLGGVLVVQGGPGTGKTAVALHRAAYLLYTHRRQLTTRGVLVVGPNSTFLRYIGQVLPSLGETGVMLATVGELYPGLSATGLDTPEAAEIKGRIGMTEVLAKAVRDRQIVPEDVLEVTVEGGEVLVLDRATCELARSKARETLRPHNLARRVFSDRVLDALVEVSMNQLESHVLDDLPEIPLSGDEVDSGPMLDSRDRATIRQELAEDPAVQAVLQELWPKLTPQELLSDLLTDTERLASAASGVLTEAEWRTLLRRPGSLWTAADVPLLDELAELLGEDDTEARARRERQRREERAYAEGVLHVLEQDEEILDEEVVRVRDVLDAELLAERQEARSDLTAAQRAALDRSWTFGHVIVDEAQELSEMDWRVLMRRCPSRSMTLVGDVSQTGSAAGTSSWDRVLRPYVEDRWRLRELTVNYRTPAEIMELASAVLADIDPGLTAPTSVRESGIEPWRRSSSPGSVTADVRRWVDEELAALTEERGGGTLAVLCPAALEGPLSAELAEVQAAAGADDTGDNPRVSVLTVDRAKGLEFDAVIVVDPESIATATARGLNDVYVALTRATQRLGIVHTAPPMPALSGEQGASRAAG is encoded by the coding sequence ATGTTCGATCCCCGGATCTCCGAACCGGAGCAGGCCAGGAGCGCAGAGATCGCCGCCGAGCAGGGGTACGTCTCGATGCTGTACGACCGGCTCGACGCCGAGCGTGAGCTTGCGGATCGCAGGCTCTCCGACGCGCTCCGCAGTTCGGGAGGCCCGCCGCAGGCCGCGGCGGAGCGTGAGGCGGCCACGGCCACCTACAGTGACCGGCTCGCCGCGCTGAAGTCCGTGGAGCAGGGACTGTGTTTCGGAAGGCTGGACTTCGCCGACGGCTCCGCGAACGTCGATACCGACGACGACCCGACCATCTACATCGGCCGTGTCGGCCTGTTCGACGAGAGCGACGACTACCGTCCCCTGCTGATCGACTGGCGGGCGCCCGTCGCGCGGCCGTTCTACCTGGCCACGGCGGCCTCCCCGCAGGGAGTCCGGCGGCGGCGGCACATCAGGACGTTGAGCCGCAAGGTCGTCGGTCTCGACGACGAGGTGCTCGATCTCGGCGCGGGTGAACACAACGACCACCTCGGCCTCGCGGGCGAGGCGGCGTTGCTGTCGGCGCTGGAGCGCAGGCGCACCGGTGAGATGTCGGACATCGTCTCCACCATCCAGGCCGAGCAGGACGCCATCATCCGCGCCGACCTCGGCGGCGTGCTGGTGGTGCAGGGTGGTCCCGGCACGGGAAAGACCGCTGTCGCGTTGCACCGCGCCGCGTACCTCCTCTATACCCACCGAAGGCAGCTCACCACGCGCGGTGTGCTCGTCGTCGGCCCCAACAGCACGTTCCTGCGCTACATCGGGCAGGTGCTGCCTTCTCTTGGCGAGACAGGCGTGATGCTGGCCACCGTCGGTGAGCTGTATCCCGGGTTGTCCGCCACGGGGCTCGACACCCCGGAGGCCGCGGAGATCAAGGGCAGGATCGGGATGACCGAGGTGCTCGCGAAGGCCGTGCGGGACAGGCAGATCGTGCCAGAGGACGTCCTTGAGGTGACGGTCGAGGGCGGTGAGGTGCTGGTCCTCGATCGCGCCACCTGCGAGTTGGCCAGGTCGAAGGCACGCGAGACACTCCGGCCACACAACCTGGCCCGCAGGGTGTTCTCCGACCGCGTGCTCGACGCTCTGGTCGAGGTGTCGATGAACCAGCTGGAGTCGCATGTTCTCGACGATCTCCCCGAGATCCCGCTGTCCGGAGACGAGGTGGACAGCGGCCCCATGCTCGACTCCCGCGACCGCGCCACCATCCGGCAGGAACTCGCCGAGGACCCTGCGGTGCAGGCCGTGTTGCAGGAGTTGTGGCCGAAACTGACGCCGCAGGAGTTGCTCAGCGACCTGCTCACCGACACCGAACGCCTCGCCTCGGCCGCGAGCGGAGTGCTCACCGAGGCGGAGTGGCGGACGCTGCTGCGCAGGCCGGGATCGTTGTGGACGGCCGCCGACGTGCCGTTGCTCGACGAACTCGCCGAACTGCTCGGCGAGGACGACACCGAGGCCCGCGCCCGCAGGGAGCGGCAGCGCAGGGAGGAACGCGCCTACGCCGAAGGTGTGCTGCACGTCCTCGAACAGGACGAGGAGATCCTCGACGAAGAGGTCGTGCGGGTGCGGGATGTCCTCGACGCGGAACTGCTGGCCGAACGGCAGGAGGCGCGCAGCGACCTCACCGCCGCCCAGCGCGCGGCACTGGATCGCTCCTGGACGTTCGGGCACGTCATCGTGGACGAGGCACAGGAGCTGTCGGAGATGGACTGGCGGGTGCTCATGCGCCGCTGTCCCAGCCGGTCGATGACGCTGGTGGGCGACGTCTCGCAGACGGGGTCGGCCGCCGGAACGTCGTCGTGGGACCGCGTGCTGCGGCCGTACGTCGAGGACCGCTGGCGGCTGCGTGAGCTGACCGTGAACTACCGCACCCCCGCCGAGATCATGGAACTGGCCTCGGCGGTACTCGCCGACATCGACCCCGGGTTGACGGCGCCGACGTCGGTTCGCGAGTCGGGCATCGAGCCGTGGCGGCGATCGAGTTCGCCCGGTTCGGTGACGGCCGATGTCCGCCGCTGGGTTGACGAGGAACTGGCCGCGCTCACGGAGGAACGCGGAGGCGGAACACTGGCCGTGCTGTGCCCAGCGGCTCTTGAGGGGCCGTTGTCGGCCGAGCTCGCCGAGGTCCAGGCCGCCGCGGGAGCCGACGACACGGGCGACAACCCGAGGGTCTCCGTGCTGACCGTGGACAGGGCGAAGGGCCTCGAGTTCGACGCCGTGATCGTCGTGGACCCCGAAAGCATCGCCACGGCGACGGCGCGGGGCCTCAACGACGTCTACGTGGCACTGACGCGGGCGACACAGCGGCTCGGCATCGTCCACACGGCACCGCCGATGCCCGCACTCTCAGGCGAGCAAGGCGCCTCGCGGGCAGCCGGATAG
- a CDS encoding heme o synthase yields MSLVNAAHGRSEHTSAVHPTGESEAGGRRGLREVIGAYAALAKPRVIELLLVTTIPAMFLAGREIPSPWLVLATLVGGTMAAGSANALNCVIDADIDKVMNRTRRRPLVRDSVPRQNALIFGLVLGAASAVLLYVTVNLLAALLAIVTILFYIFIYTLLLKRRTPQNVVWGGAAGCMPVVIGWAAVTGTVEWPAFVMFGVIFFWTPPHTWALAMRYRDDYERAGVPMLPVVATPQHVAKQILVYSWVMVAWTLLLVPATSWIYTTFAVLAGVWFLFYAHRLHAAVSRGEKAKPMSLFHRSNTYLMIVFVALAVDAAVGLPVLGLPF; encoded by the coding sequence ATGTCGTTGGTGAACGCTGCGCACGGGCGCAGTGAGCACACCAGCGCCGTGCATCCCACTGGCGAGTCGGAAGCTGGTGGCCGGCGAGGTCTGCGTGAGGTCATCGGCGCGTATGCCGCGCTTGCCAAACCGAGGGTCATCGAGCTTCTGCTGGTGACCACGATCCCGGCGATGTTCCTGGCCGGGCGCGAGATCCCGTCGCCCTGGCTGGTGCTCGCCACGCTCGTCGGCGGAACGATGGCCGCGGGAAGCGCCAACGCGCTGAACTGCGTCATCGACGCCGACATCGACAAGGTGATGAACCGGACCCGCCGGCGGCCACTGGTGCGGGACTCCGTGCCGCGACAGAACGCCCTGATCTTCGGTCTCGTACTCGGGGCGGCGTCGGCCGTGCTGCTCTACGTGACGGTGAACCTGCTGGCCGCCCTGCTCGCCATCGTCACGATCCTGTTCTACATCTTCATCTACACGCTGCTGCTCAAGCGGCGGACTCCGCAGAACGTCGTGTGGGGCGGCGCCGCGGGATGCATGCCGGTGGTCATCGGCTGGGCCGCCGTCACGGGCACCGTGGAGTGGCCCGCCTTCGTGATGTTCGGGGTGATCTTCTTCTGGACCCCGCCGCACACCTGGGCGCTCGCGATGCGGTACCGCGACGACTACGAGCGTGCGGGTGTGCCGATGCTTCCCGTCGTGGCGACGCCGCAGCACGTCGCCAAGCAGATCCTCGTGTACTCGTGGGTCATGGTGGCGTGGACGCTGCTGCTGGTTCCGGCCACCAGCTGGATCTACACGACCTTCGCGGTGCTCGCGGGCGTGTGGTTCCTCTTCTACGCGCACCGGCTCCACGCCGCGGTCTCGCGGGGCGAGAAGGCGAAGCCGATGTCGTTGTTCCACCGCTCGAACACGTATCTGATGATCGTGTTCGTCGCGCTGGCCGTGGACGCCGCGGTCGGCCTTCCCGTGCTCGGGCTGCCCTTCTGA
- the tkt gene encoding transketolase has protein sequence MSEIAPSENNPLLRRNYPADWTDLDTRAVDTIRVLAADAVEHCGSGHPGTAMSLAPVAYSLFQRIMRHDPTDPEWAARDRFVLSAGHSSLTLYIQLFLAGYGLEMEDLKQLRKWGSATPGHPEYRHTPGVETTTGPLGQGLANAVGMAMAARRERGLLDPDTPQGASPFDHHIYVIASDGDIEEGVTAEASSIAGRQELGNLVVIYDDNKISIEDDTSIALSEDTAKRYEAYGWHVQVVDGGEDVVAFEKAIEAAKAETTRPSFILLRTVIGYPAPTKMNTGKAHGAALGADEVAGVKRVLGFDPEVSFHIDAEVLTHTRKAVERARAERQKWQQAFDEWARANPERKELADRLRTRTLPSGWAEKLPSWEPGASVATRKASGEVLNAVGDVLPELWGGSADLAESNNTLIKNSDSFGPQSASTDMFTAHPYGRNLHFGVREHAMGAILNGIALHGGTRPYGATFLIFSDYMRPSVRLAALMKAPVVYVWTHDSIGLGEDGPTHQPIEQLASLRAIPGLNVVRPADANETAAAWKAALEDIEAPTGLALTRQNVPVLEGTNAEGVAKGGYVLAEASNGSPEVVLIATGSEVQLAVEAREVLEAEGTPASVVSMPCVEWFDKQDAAYRDAVIPPTVKARVAVEAGVAQPWHRFVGDAGEIVSIEHFGASADYKTLYEKFGITAEAVVAAARRSLAKS, from the coding sequence GTGTCGGAGATCGCCCCTTCGGAGAACAACCCATTGTTGCGCCGGAACTACCCGGCCGACTGGACGGATCTGGACACCCGCGCGGTGGACACGATTCGCGTGCTCGCGGCCGACGCCGTCGAGCACTGCGGCAGCGGGCACCCCGGCACGGCCATGAGCCTGGCACCGGTGGCCTACTCACTGTTCCAGCGCATCATGCGCCACGACCCCACCGACCCCGAGTGGGCGGCTCGCGACCGCTTCGTCCTGTCGGCAGGCCACAGTAGCCTCACGCTCTACATCCAGCTCTTCCTCGCGGGCTACGGCCTTGAGATGGAGGACCTGAAGCAGCTGCGCAAGTGGGGTTCCGCGACGCCCGGCCACCCCGAGTACCGCCACACCCCTGGTGTGGAGACCACGACGGGACCGCTCGGCCAGGGCCTGGCCAACGCCGTGGGCATGGCCATGGCGGCGCGGCGGGAACGCGGCCTGCTCGACCCGGACACGCCTCAGGGTGCGAGCCCGTTCGACCACCACATCTACGTCATCGCCTCCGACGGCGACATCGAGGAGGGCGTGACCGCCGAGGCGTCCTCCATCGCGGGGCGGCAGGAACTGGGCAACCTCGTCGTCATCTACGACGACAACAAGATCTCCATCGAGGACGACACGAGCATCGCGCTGTCCGAGGACACCGCCAAGCGCTACGAGGCGTACGGCTGGCACGTGCAGGTGGTGGACGGCGGCGAGGACGTCGTGGCGTTCGAGAAGGCCATCGAGGCCGCGAAGGCGGAGACGACGCGCCCCTCGTTCATCCTGCTGCGCACGGTGATCGGCTATCCCGCGCCGACGAAGATGAACACCGGCAAGGCCCACGGCGCCGCACTCGGGGCCGACGAGGTGGCCGGTGTCAAGCGCGTGCTGGGCTTCGACCCCGAGGTCAGCTTCCACATCGACGCCGAGGTGCTGACGCACACCCGCAAAGCGGTCGAACGCGCCAGGGCCGAGCGTCAGAAGTGGCAGCAGGCCTTCGACGAGTGGGCGCGGGCCAACCCCGAGCGCAAGGAACTGGCCGACCGGCTCCGCACCAGGACGCTGCCCTCCGGCTGGGCCGAGAAGCTGCCGAGCTGGGAGCCCGGAGCGAGCGTCGCGACCCGCAAGGCCTCCGGTGAGGTCCTCAACGCTGTCGGCGATGTGCTGCCCGAGCTGTGGGGCGGTTCCGCCGACCTGGCCGAGAGCAACAACACCCTCATCAAGAATTCCGACTCGTTCGGGCCCCAGAGCGCCTCGACGGACATGTTCACCGCCCACCCCTACGGCAGGAACCTGCACTTCGGTGTCCGCGAGCACGCCATGGGCGCGATCCTCAACGGCATCGCCCTGCACGGCGGCACCCGCCCCTACGGCGCGACGTTCCTCATCTTCAGCGATTACATGCGGCCGTCGGTCCGCCTCGCCGCGCTGATGAAGGCGCCGGTCGTCTACGTGTGGACGCACGACTCGATCGGGCTCGGTGAGGACGGCCCGACGCACCAGCCGATCGAGCAGCTCGCCTCGCTGCGCGCGATCCCCGGCCTGAACGTCGTTCGGCCCGCCGACGCCAACGAGACCGCGGCGGCGTGGAAGGCCGCGCTGGAGGACATCGAGGCCCCCACCGGGCTCGCGCTGACCCGCCAGAACGTGCCGGTGCTGGAGGGCACCAACGCCGAGGGTGTGGCCAAGGGCGGCTACGTGCTGGCCGAGGCGTCCAACGGCTCCCCCGAGGTCGTGCTCATCGCCACGGGTTCCGAGGTGCAGCTCGCCGTGGAGGCGCGCGAGGTCCTGGAGGCCGAGGGCACACCGGCCAGCGTGGTGTCCATGCCGTGCGTCGAGTGGTTCGACAAGCAGGACGCGGCCTACCGCGACGCGGTCATCCCGCCGACCGTCAAGGCACGGGTCGCCGTCGAGGCAGGCGTCGCGCAGCCGTGGCACCGTTTCGTCGGTGACGCGGGCGAGATCGTGTCGATCGAGCACTTCGGAGCGTCGGCCGACTACAAGACCCTGTACGAGAAGTTCGGGATCACTGCTGAGGCCGTGGTCGCGGCTGCCCGCCGCTCGCTGGCCAAGAGCTGA
- the tal gene encoding transaldolase produces the protein MGNTDRLAQLSGAGVSIWLDDLSRERLRSGNLADLIRHKHVVGVTTNPTIFASALSKGEAYDEQIRELAARGADVHTAVRELTTSDVRDAADLFRDVHTATNGTDGRVSIEVDPGLARDTERTVAEAEQLWKTVDRPNILVKIPATEQGLPAITRTLADGISVNVTLIFSVERYRAVIEAFFAGLERAKANGHDLSAIESVASFFVSRVDTEVDKRLEAIGTAEALALRGEAAIANARLAYAAYEEAFTSERWQSLKAAGANPQRPLWASTGVKNPDYSDTRYVDELVVAGTVNTMPEKTLDAVADHANVQGDTVTGTAAEAQRVFDRLAEVGIDVSDVFRTLEDEGVEKFDTSWVELLDTVRGQLDAAKAQG, from the coding sequence ATGGGCAACACCGACAGGCTGGCCCAGCTGTCCGGGGCGGGAGTGTCGATCTGGCTCGACGACCTGTCGCGGGAACGGCTGCGCTCAGGCAACCTCGCGGACCTGATCCGCCACAAGCACGTCGTCGGGGTCACCACGAACCCGACCATCTTCGCGTCAGCCCTGTCGAAGGGCGAGGCGTACGACGAGCAGATCAGGGAACTCGCCGCGCGCGGCGCTGACGTGCACACCGCCGTCCGCGAACTGACCACCAGCGACGTCCGGGACGCCGCCGATCTCTTCCGCGACGTGCACACCGCGACGAACGGCACCGACGGCAGGGTCTCGATCGAGGTGGACCCCGGTCTCGCACGCGACACCGAGCGGACCGTCGCCGAGGCCGAGCAGCTGTGGAAGACGGTCGATCGGCCCAACATCCTCGTCAAGATCCCGGCCACGGAGCAGGGCCTGCCCGCGATCACGAGGACACTGGCCGACGGCATCAGCGTCAACGTCACCTTGATCTTCTCGGTGGAGCGCTACCGCGCCGTGATCGAAGCGTTCTTCGCGGGCTTGGAAAGGGCGAAGGCCAACGGCCACGACCTCTCGGCCATCGAGTCGGTCGCGTCGTTCTTCGTCTCACGGGTCGATACCGAGGTGGACAAGCGGCTGGAGGCCATCGGCACGGCCGAGGCACTCGCCCTGCGCGGTGAGGCGGCCATCGCCAACGCCAGGCTCGCCTACGCCGCGTACGAGGAGGCGTTCACGAGTGAGCGCTGGCAGTCGCTGAAGGCGGCGGGAGCCAACCCTCAGCGCCCGTTGTGGGCATCCACCGGTGTGAAGAACCCTGATTACTCCGACACTCGGTACGTGGACGAGCTGGTCGTCGCGGGCACGGTCAACACGATGCCCGAGAAGACCCTCGACGCCGTCGCGGACCACGCGAACGTGCAGGGCGACACCGTCACCGGAACGGCAGCCGAGGCGCAGCGGGTGTTCGACCGGCTCGCCGAAGTCGGCATCGACGTCAGCGACGTGTTCCGCACGCTGGAGGACGAGGGCGTGGAGAAGTTCGACACATCCTGGGTCGAGCTGCTCGACACGGTGCGGGGCCAGCTCGACGCGGCGAAGGCGCAGGGCTGA
- a CDS encoding glucose-6-phosphate isomerase, with protein MAERTTVEITDDTLAGAARPLVDRLVSDGVASALTAQNATLWGEEAEPEASIRLAWTTLHKSSRALIGEIEALRTDLRSEGIDRIVLAGMGGSSLAPEVITSTEGVALTVLDTTDPGQVSDALAGDLDRTLLVVSSKSGTTVETDSHRRIFAEAFAEAGIDAARRIVAVTDPGSPLAQLAASEGYRKVFLADPHVGGRYSALTAFGLVPSGLAGADVARLLDQAAGIAEALSADSPDNPALTLAAALAAAHTDGAEKVVLTDTGSGIAGFGDWAEQLIAESTGKEGTGLLPVVVEGPAAPGFADAGSDATTVAVGPRVQGAALAVEGPLGAQFLLWEYAVAVAGRLLGINPFDQPDVEAAKKAARALLDNPQALTGTEEPSAVIGPVEVYAAPGDQAVPATGTLADVLRQFVGGVADGGYLAVQAYLDRLDDASASLLRSELARCSGRQTTFGWGPRFLHSTGQYHKGGHRNGSFLQITGSAEQDVPVPGRPYTLSTLQLAQALGDGQVLAEGGRPVLRLHLTDRAAGLADVVRAVQELTR; from the coding sequence ATGGCGGAGCGCACGACGGTCGAGATCACCGACGACACTCTCGCCGGCGCGGCGCGACCTCTGGTTGACCGGCTTGTCTCCGACGGGGTGGCGAGCGCGCTCACCGCGCAGAACGCGACCCTGTGGGGCGAGGAAGCCGAGCCGGAGGCGTCCATCCGGCTGGCGTGGACCACCCTGCACAAGAGTTCCAGGGCGCTGATCGGCGAGATCGAGGCGCTGCGCACCGACCTGCGGTCGGAGGGCATCGACAGGATCGTCCTCGCAGGCATGGGAGGGTCGTCGCTCGCGCCCGAGGTCATCACCAGCACCGAGGGCGTCGCGCTGACGGTGCTGGACACCACCGATCCGGGCCAGGTCTCCGACGCGCTCGCCGGGGACCTGGATCGCACGCTGCTCGTGGTGTCGTCGAAGTCGGGCACCACCGTGGAGACCGACAGCCATCGGCGCATCTTCGCCGAGGCGTTCGCTGAAGCCGGGATCGACGCGGCGAGGCGAATCGTCGCCGTCACCGACCCAGGATCGCCGTTGGCCCAGCTCGCCGCGAGCGAGGGCTACCGGAAGGTCTTCCTCGCCGATCCACATGTGGGCGGGCGTTACTCCGCGCTCACCGCGTTCGGTCTCGTGCCCTCGGGTCTCGCGGGGGCGGACGTCGCGCGGCTGCTCGACCAGGCAGCAGGCATCGCCGAAGCGCTGTCGGCCGACTCACCGGACAACCCGGCGTTGACGCTGGCGGCCGCGCTGGCCGCCGCGCACACCGACGGCGCTGAGAAGGTGGTGCTCACCGACACGGGTTCCGGTATCGCGGGCTTCGGCGACTGGGCCGAGCAGCTCATCGCCGAGTCCACCGGCAAAGAAGGCACCGGCCTGCTGCCCGTGGTGGTCGAGGGCCCTGCGGCACCCGGCTTCGCCGACGCGGGTTCCGACGCCACCACCGTGGCCGTCGGGCCGCGCGTTCAGGGCGCCGCGCTGGCGGTCGAGGGCCCGCTTGGTGCCCAGTTCCTGCTGTGGGAATACGCCGTCGCGGTGGCAGGCAGGCTGCTGGGGATCAACCCGTTCGACCAGCCCGACGTGGAGGCGGCGAAGAAGGCCGCACGCGCGCTGCTGGACAACCCGCAGGCGCTCACGGGCACCGAGGAACCCTCGGCCGTGATCGGCCCCGTCGAGGTCTACGCGGCCCCTGGCGATCAGGCTGTTCCCGCCACGGGCACGCTCGCCGACGTGCTGCGGCAGTTCGTCGGCGGTGTCGCCGACGGCGGTTACCTCGCCGTGCAGGCGTATCTCGACCGGCTCGACGACGCGTCCGCCTCCCTGTTGCGCAGCGAACTCGCCCGGTGTTCGGGACGACAGACGACGTTCGGCTGGGGCCCGCGTTTCCTGCACTCCACCGGCCAGTACCACAAGGGCGGCCACCGCAACGGCAGCTTCCTTCAGATCACGGGATCGGCCGAGCAGGACGTGCCGGTGCCCGGCCGCCCATACACCCTCAGCACGTTGCAGCTCGCGCAGGCCCTCGGTGACGGGCAGGTACTGGCCGAAGGAGGAAGGCCCGTGCTCCGGTTGCACCTCACCGACAGGGCCGCCGGGCTCGCGGACGTCGTCCGAGCCGTACAGGAGCTCACTCGATGA